From Pseudomonas hefeiensis, one genomic window encodes:
- a CDS encoding MFS transporter, translating to MRWATYFAVLASVLSVGLALGVSMPLVSLRLEGWGYGSFAIGVMAAMPAVGVLVGAKVSSRLAARFGTAALMRLCLWGGALSIGLLALLPSYPVWLALRLMIGVVLTLVFILGESWINQLVIEQWRGRLVALYGSSYALSQLSGPLLLGALGTDHDYGFWVGVGLLLVSPLLLLGRSGAPTSEACSVTFKDLWAFCRGLPAIAWAVSLFAAFEAMILTLLPVYCLRQGFSADIALAMVSTVVVGDALLQLPIGALADRLSRRSLFTGCAVALMLSSLAVPLLIDTLLIWPLWVLFGASAGGLFTLSLILIGERYRDDALVRANAHIAQLWGIGCLIGPLAAGAGSQWVSGHALPLFMAAGAFGLVILLLRQGAFGATQPA from the coding sequence ATGCGTTGGGCGACCTATTTCGCCGTGTTGGCATCTGTCCTGAGTGTCGGCCTGGCCCTGGGCGTGAGCATGCCGCTGGTGTCGCTGCGTCTGGAGGGTTGGGGTTATGGTTCGTTTGCCATCGGGGTGATGGCTGCCATGCCGGCCGTGGGGGTGCTGGTCGGGGCCAAGGTGTCGAGCCGGCTCGCGGCGCGTTTTGGCACGGCGGCGTTGATGCGCTTGTGCCTATGGGGTGGGGCGCTATCCATCGGGTTGCTGGCGCTGTTGCCCAGTTATCCGGTCTGGTTGGCGCTGCGGCTGATGATCGGTGTAGTCCTGACCCTGGTGTTCATTCTTGGCGAAAGCTGGATCAACCAACTGGTGATCGAGCAATGGCGCGGACGGTTGGTGGCGCTGTACGGCAGCAGCTACGCCTTGAGTCAGTTGTCCGGCCCTTTGCTGCTGGGCGCGCTGGGGACTGATCACGATTACGGCTTCTGGGTGGGTGTCGGTCTGCTGCTGGTCTCGCCATTGCTGTTGCTGGGACGTAGCGGCGCGCCCACCAGTGAAGCCTGCAGCGTTACTTTCAAGGATCTATGGGCGTTTTGTCGGGGGTTGCCGGCAATCGCCTGGGCGGTGTCCTTGTTCGCGGCGTTCGAGGCAATGATCCTGACCTTGCTGCCGGTTTACTGTCTGCGTCAGGGCTTCAGCGCCGACATCGCGCTGGCGATGGTCAGTACGGTAGTGGTCGGTGATGCCTTGTTGCAGTTGCCCATTGGCGCCCTTGCTGACCGCTTGTCGCGCCGGTCCTTGTTCACTGGCTGCGCGGTGGCGCTGATGCTGTCGAGCCTGGCGGTTCCTCTGCTGATTGATACCTTGCTGATCTGGCCACTGTGGGTGCTGTTTGGCGCCAGCGCAGGCGGGTTGTTCACCTTGTCACTGATCCTGATCGGCGAGCGTTATCGCGACGATGCACTGGTGCGGGCCAACGCCCATATTGCGCAGTTGTGGGGGATCGGTTGCCTGATTGGTCCGCTGGCTGCAGGGGCGGGCAGTCAATGGGTCAGTGGGCATGCGCTGCCCTTGTTCATGGCGGCGGGGGCGTTCGGGTTGGTGATTCTGTTGTTGCGCCAAGGGGCGTTTGGGGCCACGCAACCTGCTTGA
- a CDS encoding aldehyde dehydrogenase translates to MTTLTRADWEQRARDLTIEGRAFINGEYTDAVSGETFDCLSPVDGRVLGKIASCDVADAQRAVENARATFNSGVWSRLAPSKRKATMIRFAGLLKQNAEELALLETLDMGKPISDSLNIDVPGAAQALSWSGEAIDKIYDEVAATPHDQLGLVTREPVGVVGAIVPWNFPLMMACWKLGPALSTGNSVVLKPSEKSPLTAIRIAALAVEAGIPKGVLNVLPGYGHTVGKALALHMDVDTLVFTGSTKIAKQLMVYSGESNMKRVWLEAGGKSPNIVFADAPDLQAAAESAASAIAFNQGEVCTAGSRLLVERSIKDTFLPLVIEALKGWKPGNPLDPATNVGALVDTQQMNTVLSYIEAGHSDGAKLVAGGKRILEETGGTYVEPTIFDGVSNAMKIAQEEIFGPVLSVIAFDTAEEAIQIANDTPYGLAAAVWTKDISKAHLTAKALRAGSVWVNQYDGGDMTAPFGGFKQSGNGRDKSLHAFDKYTELKATWIKL, encoded by the coding sequence ATGACCACCCTGACTCGTGCCGACTGGGAACAACGCGCCCGCGACCTGACCATCGAAGGCCGTGCCTTCATCAACGGCGAATACACCGATGCGGTGTCTGGCGAAACCTTTGACTGCCTCAGCCCGGTGGACGGCCGTGTGCTGGGCAAGATCGCCAGTTGCGACGTCGCCGACGCCCAGCGCGCCGTCGAAAACGCCCGCGCGACCTTCAATTCCGGCGTCTGGTCGCGCCTGGCGCCGAGCAAGCGCAAAGCGACGATGATCCGTTTCGCCGGCCTGCTCAAGCAGAACGCCGAAGAACTGGCCCTGCTCGAAACCCTGGACATGGGCAAGCCGATCAGCGACTCCCTGAACATCGACGTCCCCGGTGCGGCTCAAGCGCTCAGTTGGAGCGGTGAAGCCATCGACAAGATCTACGACGAGGTGGCCGCGACCCCACACGATCAATTGGGCCTGGTGACCCGCGAACCGGTTGGCGTCGTCGGCGCTATCGTGCCGTGGAATTTCCCTTTGATGATGGCCTGCTGGAAACTCGGCCCGGCGCTGTCCACCGGTAATTCGGTGGTGCTCAAGCCCTCGGAAAAATCCCCGCTCACTGCCATCCGTATTGCCGCACTGGCCGTCGAGGCCGGTATTCCCAAAGGCGTGCTTAACGTGCTGCCTGGCTACGGTCATACCGTCGGCAAGGCCCTGGCCTTGCACATGGACGTCGATACTCTGGTGTTCACCGGCTCCACCAAAATCGCCAAGCAATTGATGGTTTACTCGGGCGAATCCAACATGAAGCGTGTCTGGCTGGAAGCCGGCGGCAAGAGCCCGAACATCGTCTTCGCCGATGCCCCGGACCTGCAAGCCGCCGCCGAATCCGCGGCCAGCGCCATCGCCTTCAATCAGGGCGAAGTCTGCACCGCCGGCTCGCGGCTGTTGGTGGAGCGTTCCATCAAGGACACCTTCCTGCCGCTGGTGATTGAAGCCCTCAAAGGCTGGAAACCTGGCAACCCCCTGGATCCGGCTACCAATGTCGGCGCTCTGGTGGATACCCAGCAGATGAACACCGTGTTGTCCTACATCGAGGCCGGTCACAGCGACGGCGCCAAGTTGGTGGCCGGCGGCAAGCGGATCCTCGAAGAAACCGGCGGTACCTATGTTGAGCCGACGATTTTCGACGGTGTGAGCAACGCCATGAAAATCGCCCAGGAAGAGATTTTCGGTCCGGTGTTGTCGGTCATCGCTTTCGACACCGCCGAAGAGGCCATCCAGATCGCCAACGACACGCCGTACGGCCTGGCCGCAGCGGTATGGACCAAGGATATTTCCAAGGCTCACCTGACCGCCAAGGCGCTGCGTGCTGGCAGCGTATGGGTCAACCAGTATGACGGCGGTGACATGACCGCACCGTTCGGGGGCTTCAAGCAGTCGGGTAACGGCCGCGACAAGTCGCTGCATGCATTCGACAAGTACACCGAACTGAAGGCGACCTGGATCAAACTCTGA
- a CDS encoding cupin domain-containing protein, with translation MSIQDIVDFSQASTTAERYRPDPAKVLKGDPEQAVFNHYNSPCGQMNAGVWEGAVGQWTVNYTEHEYCEIVQGVSVLRDSEGNAKTLRAGDRFVIPAGFKGTWEVLEPCRKIYVVFEQKA, from the coding sequence ATGAGCATCCAGGACATCGTCGATTTCAGTCAGGCCAGTACTACCGCTGAACGCTATCGCCCGGACCCGGCCAAGGTGCTCAAGGGCGACCCCGAGCAAGCGGTGTTCAACCACTACAACAGCCCTTGCGGGCAAATGAATGCAGGTGTGTGGGAAGGTGCGGTCGGCCAGTGGACAGTCAACTACACCGAACATGAATACTGCGAAATCGTCCAGGGCGTTTCCGTGCTGCGCGACAGCGAGGGCAATGCCAAGACCCTGCGGGCCGGCGACCGCTTTGTGATCCCGGCGGGGTTCAAGGGCACTTGGGAAGTGCTGGAGCCGTGCCGCAAAATTTATGTGGTGTTTGAACAGAAGGCTTGA
- the rpmG gene encoding 50S ribosomal protein L33 — protein sequence MRELIRLISSAGTGHFYTTDKNKRTTPDKIEIKKYDPVVRKHVIYKEGKIK from the coding sequence ATGCGTGAATTGATTCGTTTGATCTCGAGCGCCGGTACTGGTCACTTCTACACTACCGACAAGAACAAGCGTACTACCCCGGACAAAATCGAGATCAAGAAATATGATCCGGTTGTTCGCAAGCACGTGATCTACAAGGAAGGCAAAATCAAGTAA
- the rpmB gene encoding 50S ribosomal protein L28 yields MSRVCQVTGKGPVTGNNISHANNKTRRRFLPNLQHHRFWVEEEKRFVRLRVSAKGMRIIDKRGISVVLAELRRDGKI; encoded by the coding sequence ATGTCGAGAGTCTGTCAAGTTACCGGTAAGGGTCCGGTGACTGGGAATAACATTTCCCACGCAAACAACAAAACCCGTCGTCGTTTCCTGCCGAACCTGCAGCATCACCGCTTCTGGGTTGAAGAAGAGAAACGTTTTGTGCGTCTGCGCGTATCTGCCAAAGGCATGCGTATCATCGACAAGCGTGGCATCAGTGTCGTGCTCGCCGAACTTCGCCGCGATGGCAAGATTTAA
- a CDS encoding ABC transporter substrate-binding protein yields the protein MRLAALPLLLAPLLISPLAQAAALSVCTEASPEGFDVVQYNSLTTTNASADVLMNRLVDFDTASGKVIPSLAESWEVSSDGLTYVFKLRPQVKFHRTEYFTPRRDLTAEDVKFSFERMLDPANPWHKVAQSGFPHAQSMQLPSLIKKIDALDPLTVRFILDHADSTFLATLSMGFASIYSAEYADQLMKAGTPEVLNNQPIGTGPFIFSRFQKDASIRYKANRDYFGGKPQVDPLIFAITPDANVRLQKLRRNECQIALSPKPQDVQAARQEPTLKVAQTDAFMTAFVAINSQHPPFDKPEVRQAVNLAFDKASYLKAVFEGTAEAAKGPYPPNTWSYAKNLPGYAYDPAKARDLLARAGLKEGFQTTIWTRPSGSLLNPNPSLGAQLLQADLAQIGIQAEIRVIEWGELIRRAKAGEHDLLFMGWAGDNGDPDNFLTPQFSCAAVKSGTNFARYCNPELDKVISAGKTTSEQGVRTKLYEQAQAQIQQQALWLPLAHPTAFALTRKDVQGYAVSPFGRQDYSKVSLK from the coding sequence ATGCGCCTCGCTGCCCTCCCACTGTTGCTCGCCCCTCTGCTGATCAGCCCGCTGGCTCAGGCAGCCGCCCTGAGCGTTTGTACCGAGGCCAGCCCGGAAGGATTCGATGTAGTTCAATATAATTCGCTGACCACCACCAACGCATCCGCCGACGTGCTGATGAACCGCCTGGTGGATTTCGACACCGCCAGCGGCAAGGTCATCCCCAGCCTCGCCGAGAGCTGGGAAGTCTCGTCCGATGGACTGACCTATGTGTTCAAGCTGCGCCCGCAGGTCAAATTCCACCGGACCGAATACTTCACGCCGCGCCGCGATCTGACCGCCGAGGACGTGAAGTTCAGCTTCGAGCGCATGCTTGACCCGGCGAACCCCTGGCACAAGGTCGCCCAGAGCGGTTTCCCCCACGCCCAGTCCATGCAGCTACCGAGCCTGATCAAGAAAATCGACGCGCTGGACCCGCTGACCGTGCGTTTCATCCTCGATCATGCGGATTCGACCTTCCTGGCCACCTTGAGCATGGGCTTTGCCTCCATCTATTCGGCTGAGTACGCCGACCAATTGATGAAAGCCGGCACGCCAGAAGTACTCAACAACCAGCCCATCGGCACCGGCCCGTTCATTTTCAGCCGGTTCCAGAAAGACGCTTCGATTCGCTACAAAGCCAACCGCGACTATTTCGGCGGTAAGCCCCAAGTGGATCCACTGATCTTCGCCATCACGCCGGACGCGAATGTGCGCCTGCAAAAACTGCGGCGCAACGAATGCCAGATCGCTCTGTCCCCCAAGCCCCAGGACGTACAGGCCGCCAGGCAGGAGCCTACGTTGAAAGTGGCGCAGACCGACGCCTTCATGACCGCATTCGTGGCGATTAACAGCCAGCACCCGCCCTTCGACAAGCCCGAGGTTCGACAAGCCGTCAACCTGGCCTTCGACAAGGCCAGCTACCTCAAGGCCGTTTTCGAAGGCACCGCCGAAGCGGCCAAGGGCCCCTACCCACCGAACACCTGGAGCTATGCCAAAAACTTGCCCGGCTACGCCTATGATCCGGCCAAGGCCCGCGACCTTCTGGCCAGGGCGGGCTTGAAGGAAGGCTTTCAGACCACCATCTGGACCCGTCCTTCCGGCAGCCTGCTGAACCCCAACCCCAGCCTGGGCGCGCAACTGTTGCAGGCCGACCTGGCGCAGATCGGCATTCAGGCCGAGATCCGGGTGATCGAATGGGGCGAACTGATCCGTCGCGCCAAAGCCGGCGAACATGATTTGCTGTTCATGGGTTGGGCCGGCGACAACGGTGACCCGGACAACTTCCTCACGCCGCAGTTTTCCTGCGCGGCGGTCAAGTCCGGCACCAACTTCGCCCGTTACTGCAACCCGGAACTGGATAAAGTGATCAGCGCCGGCAAGACCACGAGCGAACAGGGTGTGCGCACCAAACTCTATGAGCAGGCCCAGGCGCAGATTCAGCAACAGGCCCTGTGGCTGCCCCTGGCGCACCCAACCGCCTTCGCCCTGACCCGCAAGGATGTGCAGGGTTATGCGGTGAGCCCGTTTGGGCGCCAGGATTACTCCAAGGTCAGCCTCAAGTAA